One genomic segment of Methanorbis rubei includes these proteins:
- the carA gene encoding glutamine-hydrolyzing carbamoyl-phosphate synthase small subunit → MKAVLGLEDGTIITGSGFGVEGVTTGEMVVTLVSNGYMEALSDPSVAGQLLMFGYPLVGNYGANPDQLQSSKVHAAGAVVRELCEFPKHEPTLAQYFEENGLIGIEGVDTRMLTIKLREHGVMRAALLTGSDDGHEAVRLAQHAPVQETRELIQNVTCKETYHIPGPGKKIAVLDLGCRRSILQSLNNRGADLTVYPYGTPADVILAGKPQALFVTNGPGYPFAAPKAIATVKDILGTIPVQGVCMGTEIIACALGGEVEKLKLGHRGASQPVKFSDGSVAVTFQSHGYAVLGDSLPEGCQVSCVNLNDNSVEGFVNNDLGVYCVQFHPEHDAVHDGAEKPIYDIMYRGIPDA, encoded by the coding sequence ATGAAGGCGGTCTTAGGACTTGAAGACGGAACTATCATTACCGGCAGCGGATTCGGCGTCGAAGGCGTTACAACCGGTGAAATGGTAGTCACCCTCGTATCCAACGGATACATGGAAGCCCTTAGTGACCCAAGCGTTGCCGGACAACTCCTGATGTTCGGTTACCCGCTTGTCGGAAACTATGGTGCGAACCCCGATCAGCTCCAGAGCAGCAAAGTACATGCAGCGGGCGCAGTTGTCCGCGAACTTTGCGAGTTCCCTAAGCACGAACCTACCCTGGCGCAGTACTTTGAGGAGAACGGGCTGATTGGAATCGAAGGAGTCGACACACGCATGCTCACCATCAAACTCAGAGAACATGGTGTCATGCGTGCCGCACTCCTTACCGGCTCTGACGACGGACACGAAGCGGTCCGACTCGCACAACACGCGCCGGTTCAGGAAACCCGCGAGCTCATCCAAAACGTCACCTGCAAAGAAACATATCATATCCCTGGCCCTGGAAAAAAGATTGCTGTGCTTGACCTTGGCTGCAGAAGATCCATCCTCCAGAGCCTGAATAATCGCGGGGCAGACCTCACCGTCTACCCGTACGGAACTCCGGCCGACGTAATCCTTGCCGGAAAACCGCAGGCACTCTTTGTCACAAACGGCCCCGGTTATCCGTTCGCCGCACCCAAAGCAATCGCAACGGTGAAAGATATTCTTGGAACCATTCCGGTGCAGGGCGTCTGCATGGGAACCGAGATCATTGCCTGCGCACTTGGCGGCGAAGTGGAGAAACTCAAGCTCGGCCACCGCGGTGCAAGCCAGCCGGTGAAATTTTCTGACGGCTCAGTTGCCGTCACCTTCCAGAGCCATGGCTACGCAGTACTCGGCGACAGCCTGCCGGAAGGATGCCAGGTATCCTGCGTCAACTTAAACGATAACTCAGTCGAGGGCTTTGTCAACAATGACCTCGGCGTCTACTGTGTGCAGTTCCACCCCGAACACGACGCTGTTCACGACGGAGCGGAAAAACCAATCTACGACATCATGTACAGAGGAATCCCAGATGCCTAA
- a CDS encoding METTL5 family protein produces the protein MKLRQLEIQLQKIKGFDRPDASFEQYMTPATLAARMLFHANMNGDIDGARVCDLGCGTGMLAVGAALLGAEVTAVDFDPAALAIARENAEVFDVEITFIEHRVGGAAPLEVTVDTVVMNPPFGAQKEHADRPFIDTALAIAPTCYGIFNAGSIPFLSAYTKGRARMVEKIAASLVIPKQFAFHTKDSLEIPVEIVHLERIE, from the coding sequence ATGAAACTCCGCCAACTTGAGATACAGCTTCAAAAGATCAAAGGCTTCGACCGACCTGACGCATCATTCGAGCAGTACATGACGCCCGCAACGCTTGCGGCACGCATGCTGTTTCATGCAAACATGAACGGCGACATCGACGGTGCCCGCGTCTGCGACCTTGGATGCGGAACCGGCATGCTTGCTGTCGGTGCAGCCCTTCTCGGGGCTGAAGTGACCGCCGTTGATTTTGATCCAGCAGCCCTTGCCATTGCCCGCGAAAATGCCGAGGTGTTCGATGTTGAGATCACATTCATCGAGCACCGTGTTGGGGGAGCCGCTCCGCTTGAAGTCACCGTCGACACTGTCGTGATGAACCCGCCATTTGGCGCACAAAAGGAACATGCCGACCGGCCGTTCATCGACACAGCTCTCGCGATCGCCCCAACCTGCTACGGCATATTCAATGCAGGGAGTATCCCGTTTCTCTCAGCCTACACAAAAGGCCGTGCCAGAATGGTGGAAAAAATTGCTGCAAGTCTTGTAATCCCCAAGCAATTTGCATTCCACACCAAAGACTCTCTGGAGATCCCTGTTGAAATTGTGCATCTGGAAAGGATAGAATGA
- a CDS encoding helix-turn-helix domain-containing protein, whose translation MKSEKKIIPSVTCPIFRAQKIISGKWKIYLLYLLSQGTKRFSDLYRETPGITQAMLSKQLRELEAAGIISRYVYPEIPPKVEYSLTELGQNFMPVLDELAKWSCTHLHPEEGEEKISGSA comes from the coding sequence ATGAAATCTGAGAAGAAAATCATCCCTTCTGTTACCTGTCCGATATTTCGTGCACAAAAGATCATCAGCGGAAAATGGAAGATATATCTTCTGTATCTGTTGAGCCAAGGCACCAAACGATTCAGCGACCTGTACCGCGAAACTCCCGGCATCACTCAGGCCATGCTCTCAAAACAGCTGCGGGAACTTGAAGCTGCGGGAATTATTTCCCGCTACGTCTATCCGGAAATTCCTCCAAAAGTTGAGTACTCTCTCACCGAACTGGGACAAAATTTCATGCCGGTACTGGATGAACTTGCAAAATGGAGCTGCACTCATCTTCATCCTGAAGAGGGCGAAGAAAAAATATCCGGCAGCGCGTAG
- a CDS encoding Dabb family protein: protein MITNTLLIKLKDQKNIDQAKSTLLSMKGNIDVLRDVQVEKNIRPGPSAYDILLVTHFSSIEDMNAYLIHPFHVEVSKYIAGVVETSASVCYEK from the coding sequence ATGATAACCAACACCCTGCTCATCAAACTCAAAGACCAGAAAAACATCGACCAGGCAAAATCAACACTTCTCAGCATGAAAGGAAATATCGACGTTCTGCGTGACGTTCAGGTCGAAAAAAACATCCGCCCAGGCCCGTCTGCATATGACATTCTCTTAGTCACGCACTTCTCCTCAATCGAAGACATGAACGCATACCTGATTCACCCTTTCCATGTCGAAGTATCCAAGTACATCGCAGGCGTAGTGGAAACATCAGCATCAGTATGCTATGAAAAATAG
- the carB gene encoding carbamoyl-phosphate synthase large subunit: MPKNPTLKKVLLIGSGPIQIGQAAEFDYAGSQACKAVREEGIEVVLVNSNPATIQTDPETADKVYVEPLKAEIIAEIIKKEKPDGILSGMGGQTGLNLTAELYEMGALEGVQILGTPLEAIYHGEDREMFKNLMVEIGEPVPRSFILTKMEQLEEAFAVVGLPAIIRPAYTLGGSGGGVAETKEELRKIVEHGLTKSRVHQVLIEESVKGWNEIEFEVMRDAADTCIIICGMENVDPMGVHTGESVVVAPILTLTADQFGIMRRAAIKIIRSLNIQGGCNVQFAFRNGDYRIIEVNPRVSRSSALASKATGYPIARVAAKIAIGMRLDEITNTVTGTTPACFEPAVDYVVVKVARWPFDKFKTADRTLTTAMKSTGEVMAIGRTVEEGFKKALRSLDTDIYHHTDINEIKMILSRPTDERFPTLFDAFRLGMTIDEVHQLTQIEPFFLEKIQHVVDIELELREHPTEELVKTAKKFGFSNAELRELTGWNIYKIESLVGLPTYKMVDTCAAEFPAKTPYYYSTWEQECELRDSPKKKVLILGSGAIRIGQGIEFDYCTVHAVKSLREEGIEVHILNNNPETVSTDFDTSDRLYFEPMQLEDVVNILRKGDYDGVMVQFGGQNSVNLAIPIQEEIKLFGLKTKILGTSPDNMDVAEDRNRFSVLLEKDGIPSPANGSAYSEKEAYEIAKRIGYPVLVRPSYVLGGRAMELVHDELELQTYIKEAVRVSNTHPVLIDRYLDNATELDVDAVSDGTDVLIGGLMEHIEEAGVHSGDSACVIPTQTLTQEQIDTVKDYTRKIALSLGVVGLINIQYALHKGTIYVLEANPRASRTVPFVAKATGLPLAKIAAKVMLGKKLADMPYQEKEIKHVAVKEVLLPFSRLPGVDPILGPEMKSTGEVIGIDYDFGRAFYKASQAADNKLPLKGKVFISVTNQQKNEILPIVKKLADLGFSLYGTDGTVKFMDQQGIKMNLVRKVQEGSPNIIDMIRAADIDLIINTPGDKIARADHFHIMRATIDYSIPYITTIFGAEAAALAIESMKTNTITIEPLSHYHAE, from the coding sequence ATGCCTAAAAATCCAACACTCAAAAAAGTCCTCTTAATTGGTTCCGGACCGATTCAGATCGGACAGGCGGCAGAGTTCGACTACGCAGGAAGCCAGGCATGTAAAGCCGTCCGCGAAGAAGGCATCGAGGTCGTACTGGTCAACTCCAACCCGGCAACAATTCAGACCGACCCGGAAACCGCGGACAAAGTATATGTTGAGCCGCTGAAGGCCGAGATCATCGCCGAGATCATCAAGAAGGAAAAGCCGGACGGAATTCTTTCCGGCATGGGTGGCCAGACCGGTCTCAACCTTACCGCTGAGCTCTACGAGATGGGGGCTCTCGAAGGTGTCCAGATTCTTGGAACACCGCTTGAAGCAATTTATCACGGCGAAGACCGTGAGATGTTCAAGAACCTCATGGTCGAGATCGGTGAACCGGTCCCGCGAAGTTTCATCTTAACCAAGATGGAACAGCTCGAAGAAGCATTCGCAGTCGTCGGTCTTCCGGCAATCATCCGTCCCGCATACACCCTTGGCGGCAGCGGCGGAGGAGTTGCCGAGACCAAAGAGGAGCTCAGAAAAATTGTTGAACACGGCCTTACCAAGTCCCGTGTCCACCAGGTTTTGATCGAAGAGTCGGTCAAAGGCTGGAACGAGATCGAGTTCGAGGTCATGCGTGACGCAGCCGACACCTGTATCATCATCTGCGGAATGGAAAATGTTGACCCGATGGGTGTACACACCGGCGAGTCTGTCGTAGTCGCACCAATCCTCACGCTGACCGCTGATCAGTTCGGCATCATGCGCAGAGCTGCGATCAAGATCATCAGATCCCTGAACATTCAGGGAGGATGCAACGTCCAGTTCGCATTCAGAAACGGCGACTACCGGATCATCGAAGTAAACCCGCGTGTCTCGCGGTCCTCAGCACTCGCATCAAAAGCAACCGGCTACCCGATTGCGCGGGTTGCCGCAAAAATTGCGATCGGTATGCGGCTTGATGAGATCACCAACACCGTTACCGGCACAACCCCTGCATGCTTTGAGCCGGCAGTCGATTATGTCGTGGTCAAAGTTGCACGCTGGCCGTTTGACAAGTTCAAGACTGCTGACCGAACTCTCACCACGGCGATGAAAAGTACGGGCGAGGTCATGGCAATCGGCAGAACGGTTGAGGAAGGATTCAAGAAGGCGCTTCGCTCACTTGACACCGACATCTACCACCACACCGACATCAACGAGATCAAAATGATCCTCTCGCGCCCGACCGACGAACGGTTCCCGACACTGTTCGATGCGTTCCGGCTTGGCATGACGATCGATGAGGTTCACCAGCTGACCCAGATCGAACCGTTCTTCCTTGAAAAAATCCAGCATGTCGTTGACATCGAACTTGAACTGCGCGAACACCCGACCGAAGAGCTGGTCAAGACCGCGAAAAAATTCGGGTTCTCGAACGCCGAGCTTCGCGAACTTACCGGATGGAACATCTATAAGATCGAAAGCCTCGTCGGTCTCCCGACCTACAAGATGGTGGACACCTGCGCAGCAGAGTTCCCGGCAAAGACGCCGTACTACTACTCCACCTGGGAGCAGGAGTGCGAACTGCGTGACTCGCCGAAGAAGAAGGTGCTCATTCTTGGTTCCGGTGCGATTCGTATCGGTCAGGGTATTGAGTTCGATTACTGTACAGTGCATGCAGTCAAGTCGCTGCGTGAAGAAGGCATCGAGGTCCACATTCTCAACAATAATCCTGAGACCGTCTCAACAGACTTCGACACTTCTGACCGGCTCTACTTTGAACCGATGCAGCTTGAAGACGTGGTCAACATTCTCAGGAAAGGAGACTACGACGGCGTGATGGTGCAGTTTGGCGGACAGAACTCGGTGAACCTTGCCATTCCGATTCAGGAAGAGATCAAGCTGTTCGGTCTGAAGACAAAGATTCTTGGAACCAGCCCTGACAACATGGATGTTGCAGAGGACAGAAACCGGTTCAGTGTTCTCCTCGAAAAAGACGGCATCCCATCGCCTGCGAACGGTTCCGCATACTCGGAGAAAGAAGCGTACGAAATTGCAAAGCGGATCGGCTACCCGGTTCTCGTCCGCCCGAGCTATGTTCTCGGCGGCCGTGCAATGGAGCTCGTCCACGATGAGCTTGAGCTGCAGACCTACATCAAGGAAGCGGTCAGAGTGTCAAACACCCATCCGGTGCTGATCGACAGATACCTCGACAATGCAACCGAGCTTGATGTGGACGCGGTCAGTGACGGAACAGATGTTCTGATTGGAGGGCTGATGGAACACATCGAAGAGGCCGGCGTTCACTCAGGTGACTCGGCTTGTGTGATTCCGACCCAGACCTTAACGCAGGAACAGATCGATACCGTGAAGGATTACACGAGAAAGATCGCACTCTCGCTTGGTGTTGTTGGTCTTATCAACATCCAGTACGCTCTGCACAAGGGAACGATCTATGTTCTTGAGGCAAATCCGCGTGCCAGCCGAACGGTTCCGTTCGTGGCAAAGGCAACCGGTCTTCCGCTTGCAAAGATTGCAGCAAAGGTGATGCTTGGCAAGAAGCTTGCTGATATGCCGTATCAGGAAAAAGAGATCAAGCATGTTGCGGTCAAAGAAGTTCTCCTGCCGTTCTCCCGACTGCCGGGTGTTGATCCGATTCTCGGTCCAGAGATGAAGAGTACGGGTGAGGTCATCGGTATCGATTATGACTTCGGCCGCGCTTTCTACAAGGCAAGTCAGGCAGCAGACAACAAACTTCCTCTGAAAGGAAAGGTGTTCATCTCAGTAACCAATCAGCAGAAGAATGAGATTCTGCCGATCGTGAAGAAGCTCGCCGACCTCGGGTTCTCGCTCTACGGAACTGATGGAACGGTCAAGTTCATGGATCAGCAGGGCATCAAGATGAATCTGGTCAGAAAAGTGCAGGAGGGTTCGCCGAACATCATCGATATGATCCGTGCGGCTGATATTGATCTGATCATTAATACACCGGGCGACAAAATTGCACGGGCTGATCACTTCCATATCATGCGGGCGACGATCGATTACAGCATCCCCTACATCACAACCATCTTCGGGGCAGAGGCAGCAGCACTTGCGATCGAGTCGATGAAGACGAATACGATCACGATCGAACCGCTCAGCCACTACCACGCTGAGTAA
- a CDS encoding MFS transporter — translation MNELAKRISVLAAGHGAVDFYLPVISASLPVLIPIFASQGITSYAMAGFLVTVITLTLAVVQPLAGWLQDNGKWTIGASWSVLMTAVAISMFAFIQNYWILLILAIVAGVGNSMFHPNAYQQIYQFSTPANRGTLLSLFSVGGSFGYGAAPLVAGALLVWAGLPGLIYLIIPGILVAALLLKFPQKPVFVKREIDATASGTKSGWRRAGMMLGISSMRTWVYYGFLAFATVYLTTYAGVPYFYATLLVTGMFYAGMIATLVAGFSSDRFGRKEILLISYACSIPAYLGIFLLPAPLSLVSLLAAGFFLMAPATIEIATVQEMMPGSVGFASGIVIGIPQALSAVSIVVIGALADNVGMPTALTWQVALMGLAVVCCLALPYPMKYFHRKVLSK, via the coding sequence ATGAACGAACTTGCAAAACGTATCTCCGTCCTTGCCGCAGGGCACGGAGCGGTTGACTTCTACCTGCCGGTTATTTCAGCGAGCCTGCCGGTACTGATCCCGATCTTTGCCTCGCAGGGAATCACCTCGTACGCGATGGCAGGATTTCTGGTAACTGTTATCACGCTCACGCTTGCAGTGGTCCAACCACTTGCCGGCTGGCTGCAGGACAACGGGAAGTGGACGATTGGTGCCAGCTGGTCAGTGCTGATGACCGCAGTTGCCATCAGCATGTTTGCATTCATCCAGAACTACTGGATTCTTCTGATTCTTGCGATCGTTGCGGGAGTCGGCAACTCGATGTTTCATCCGAATGCGTACCAGCAGATCTATCAGTTCTCAACCCCCGCAAACCGCGGAACTCTCCTGTCCCTGTTTTCGGTAGGCGGCAGTTTCGGGTACGGGGCAGCCCCGCTTGTTGCCGGAGCACTTCTGGTGTGGGCCGGTCTCCCCGGTCTCATCTATCTGATAATTCCTGGAATTCTTGTGGCAGCCCTCCTCCTCAAATTTCCGCAAAAGCCGGTTTTCGTAAAAAGAGAGATTGATGCAACAGCTTCGGGCACCAAATCAGGATGGAGGCGTGCAGGAATGATGCTTGGAATTAGTTCGATGCGGACATGGGTCTACTACGGTTTTCTGGCATTTGCAACGGTCTACCTCACCACGTATGCAGGCGTCCCCTACTTCTATGCAACGCTGCTCGTTACCGGTATGTTTTACGCAGGAATGATTGCGACTCTTGTCGCAGGATTTTCTTCAGACCGGTTCGGTCGAAAGGAAATTCTTCTGATCTCTTATGCCTGCTCGATCCCCGCCTACCTTGGAATTTTCCTGCTCCCTGCTCCCCTGTCCCTTGTGTCACTCCTCGCCGCAGGATTTTTCCTGATGGCTCCGGCAACGATTGAGATCGCGACCGTGCAGGAGATGATGCCGGGCAGCGTCGGGTTTGCGTCAGGTATTGTGATCGGCATTCCGCAGGCACTGAGTGCGGTGTCGATTGTGGTGATAGGTGCTCTTGCCGACAACGTCGGTATGCCGACCGCTTTGACATGGCAGGTTGCACTGATGGGACTCGCGGTTGTGTGCTGTCTTGCCCTGCCGTATCCGATGAAATATTTCCACAGAAAAGTTCTCTCGAAGTAG
- the fhcD gene encoding formylmethanofuran--tetrahydromethanopterin N-formyltransferase, with the protein MEFNGVILEDTYAEGFPVWVARVVITAVSKEWAYKAATEATGFATSTIGCPCEAGIEKYLSASETPDHRPGYSILICCGKKALKEQVLERIAECVLTAPTTAVFNGKAGSEEIIPVKLHFFGDGYESKVEVGGIQCWSIPIMGGDFIIEEEVGAIKGVAGGNFLIMGDSQMSALVAAEAAVTAIADVPGCITPFPGGVVSSGSKVGSKKYKFMGASTNEKFCPSIASKVEDTEIPAGVKAVYEIVIDGVDVASVNAAMKAGVQAACRVPGVVKITAGNYGGNLGPFKFQLKDCI; encoded by the coding sequence ATGGAATTCAACGGTGTAATACTCGAAGACACATATGCAGAAGGCTTCCCGGTGTGGGTTGCCCGTGTCGTAATCACTGCAGTATCGAAGGAATGGGCATACAAGGCAGCAACGGAAGCAACCGGTTTTGCAACCTCCACCATCGGCTGTCCGTGCGAAGCAGGCATTGAGAAGTACCTCTCGGCATCCGAGACTCCGGACCACCGCCCGGGTTACTCAATCCTGATCTGCTGCGGCAAGAAGGCACTCAAGGAACAGGTTCTTGAACGCATCGCAGAGTGTGTCCTGACCGCTCCGACCACTGCAGTCTTCAACGGTAAAGCAGGATCTGAAGAGATCATTCCAGTCAAGCTCCACTTCTTCGGCGACGGCTATGAGTCCAAAGTCGAAGTCGGTGGTATCCAGTGCTGGTCCATTCCAATCATGGGTGGCGACTTCATCATTGAGGAAGAAGTCGGTGCAATCAAAGGTGTCGCAGGCGGCAACTTCCTGATCATGGGCGACTCCCAGATGTCTGCACTTGTTGCAGCAGAAGCAGCAGTCACCGCAATCGCTGACGTCCCCGGCTGTATCACTCCGTTCCCGGGAGGCGTTGTCTCTTCAGGTTCCAAGGTCGGCTCCAAGAAGTACAAGTTTATGGGCGCATCCACCAACGAAAAGTTCTGTCCATCCATCGCATCCAAGGTCGAGGACACCGAGATTCCGGCAGGAGTTAAGGCAGTCTACGAAATTGTCATTGACGGTGTCGATGTGGCAAGCGTAAATGCAGCAATGAAGGCAGGCGTTCAGGCAGCATGCAGAGTTCCGGGTGTCGTTAAGATCACCGCAGGAAACTATGGCGGCAACCTTGGCCCGTTCAAGTTCCAGCTCAAAGACTGCATCTAA
- a CDS encoding PEGA domain-containing protein: MRKFVIAALTLLLILLVFVLPASAAEGETGALSVVSSPSGADVYVGDTYVGQTNNAFVNILQGTYTVRVVKAGYNVYVVENVYIPGGSSANTVPMSADLQKSVNMGGLIVDSTPMGASVYVDEVFCGTTHYGGLQIADLIPGTHTIRFELAGYKPYTVTDYNTPAGYGTPLTNVKLVPIATPTPTPTSSGPATTASMSLDSSPSGSTVSLNNEFRGYTPLTLSGLSPGSYSVLISHDGYMAWQSTMTVAAGETVIQTAYLNPASAAPTPTQSPTGVVPIFAGVLAAACCLIIFRR, translated from the coding sequence ATGAGAAAATTCGTGATTGCAGCTCTGACTCTTCTGCTGATCCTCCTCGTATTCGTCCTCCCCGCGTCTGCGGCAGAGGGAGAAACAGGAGCACTCTCCGTGGTATCATCACCGTCCGGTGCTGATGTCTATGTGGGGGACACCTACGTTGGTCAGACCAACAATGCGTTTGTAAATATTTTGCAGGGAACCTACACGGTTCGTGTGGTAAAGGCAGGATATAATGTGTATGTGGTGGAAAATGTCTACATTCCCGGAGGGTCCAGTGCGAATACGGTTCCAATGTCGGCAGACTTGCAGAAGTCCGTGAACATGGGAGGGCTCATCGTTGACAGTACTCCAATGGGCGCTTCAGTCTACGTGGATGAGGTCTTTTGCGGGACGACACACTACGGTGGTCTGCAGATTGCGGATCTGATTCCAGGCACTCATACGATACGCTTTGAGCTTGCCGGATACAAACCCTACACGGTGACTGATTATAATACACCCGCAGGTTACGGAACTCCCCTGACCAATGTCAAACTCGTTCCCATCGCAACCCCGACGCCGACACCGACGTCTTCGGGACCGGCAACGACTGCTTCGATGTCACTCGATTCTTCGCCGTCCGGCTCAACGGTTTCCCTGAACAATGAGTTCCGCGGCTACACACCGCTCACGCTCTCAGGACTTTCACCCGGAAGCTACAGTGTGTTGATCAGTCATGACGGGTATATGGCCTGGCAGTCAACGATGACGGTTGCAGCAGGAGAGACGGTTATACAGACTGCGTATCTGAATCCTGCATCTGCTGCACCAACGCCGACCCAGTCTCCCACAGGAGTTGTGCCGATATTTGCCGGTGTGCTTGCAGCTGCTTGCTGCCTGATAATTTTCAGGCGCTAA
- the dph2 gene encoding diphthamide biosynthesis enzyme Dph2 — protein MIPLSDLIDDLHARDAKRVAVQLPEGLKPGTAMLAAALRSEGFEVVISGDACWGACDLALDALADADVLVHIGHTPVTNQENVIYIPFHQDIDVETLASVVPALASFGKVGVVTTIQHAHQTEEIVRWLNDHGVCATTGAGSSRTPLAGQVLGCTYASAKSADADAYLFIGTGVFHAIGVSLATAKPTFALDPYAEGGVQEVSADKLLRKRFVQIEKAKSAQNFGILLSAKSGQCRKDLAKYLESLTDKASIILIREVSEMQLRNLGFDAYVNTACPRLALDDQSRFPVPVLSPAEFEIVLGLRSWDDYAIDEIE, from the coding sequence ATGATTCCGCTTTCGGATCTGATCGATGACCTTCATGCACGAGATGCGAAGCGGGTAGCTGTTCAGTTACCGGAGGGTCTGAAGCCGGGAACCGCAATGCTTGCGGCAGCCCTCAGGTCCGAAGGGTTTGAGGTTGTTATCTCCGGCGATGCATGTTGGGGCGCGTGCGATCTCGCGCTTGATGCACTTGCCGATGCTGATGTACTGGTGCACATCGGTCACACGCCGGTTACGAATCAGGAAAATGTGATCTATATTCCCTTTCATCAGGACATCGATGTGGAAACTCTCGCCTCCGTAGTTCCGGCTCTCGCAAGTTTTGGAAAAGTTGGTGTCGTGACAACGATTCAGCACGCTCACCAGACCGAGGAGATCGTTCGATGGCTGAACGATCACGGTGTCTGTGCCACAACAGGCGCAGGCTCGTCCCGCACTCCACTCGCAGGACAGGTGCTTGGCTGCACGTATGCATCCGCAAAATCCGCAGACGCTGACGCATATCTGTTCATTGGAACCGGTGTGTTTCATGCAATCGGCGTCTCACTTGCAACCGCAAAGCCGACGTTCGCCCTCGACCCCTACGCTGAAGGCGGCGTGCAGGAGGTCTCTGCCGACAAACTGCTGCGCAAACGGTTTGTGCAGATTGAAAAAGCAAAGTCTGCACAAAACTTCGGCATCCTGCTCTCCGCCAAATCCGGCCAGTGCAGAAAAGATCTGGCAAAGTATCTTGAAAGCCTCACCGACAAAGCCTCGATCATTCTCATCCGCGAGGTCTCGGAGATGCAGCTGCGTAACCTCGGCTTTGACGCCTACGTAAACACGGCATGCCCGCGGCTTGCGCTTGATGATCAGAGCAGGTTTCCGGTACCTGTGCTCTCGCCTGCTGAGTTTGAAATTGTGCTCGGGCTCCGGTCCTGGGATGACTACGCAATTGACGAGATAGAATAA
- a CDS encoding flavodoxin family protein — protein sequence MNVIGIAASPRKNGNSQKLVEYILAGAEENGADTELICLSDRTIGPCLACDRCKNGSTTCVQQDGMTEIYEKIQKADAIVFGSPVYFGRLNAQSYLMLDRLYALIGTDCLSGKKISLVLTCRGSGEETILPINAYLKMIAGFFGCSDGGLVWQNQLDAITDLEKFPEKIAEAKEFGRNLSA from the coding sequence ATGAATGTAATAGGGATTGCGGCGAGTCCGCGAAAAAATGGAAACAGCCAAAAACTTGTCGAGTATATTCTTGCCGGCGCAGAGGAGAATGGTGCGGATACGGAGCTGATCTGTCTGAGTGATCGAACAATTGGTCCATGTCTTGCCTGCGACCGCTGTAAGAACGGCAGCACAACCTGTGTACAGCAGGATGGAATGACTGAGATTTATGAAAAAATCCAAAAGGCTGATGCCATTGTGTTTGGTTCCCCCGTCTATTTCGGTCGGTTGAATGCCCAGTCATATCTGATGCTGGATCGGTTGTACGCACTAATAGGAACAGACTGCCTTTCCGGCAAAAAAATTTCACTGGTGCTGACCTGTCGTGGAAGCGGCGAGGAGACCATTCTCCCTATCAATGCATATCTCAAAATGATAGCCGGATTTTTCGGATGCTCTGATGGCGGTCTTGTCTGGCAGAATCAGCTTGATGCGATAACGGATCTGGAAAAGTTTCCGGAAAAAATTGCGGAGGCAAAAGAGTTCGGCAGAAATCTCTCTGCCTGA
- a CDS encoding PEGA domain-containing protein → MLKHLCIFCLIAAFLLIVPVAAANASVIENTNFITVQSSPPYADVYIDGAYKGKTPVSAPDYYEGHYEVRVVLAGYDEYIVPDLYVKPQGSGVGSVTANLMKNTSAAGVIVYSDPDGARVYVDDVYAGTVPPLKDGGLQLAGYAPGTHTFRFEKGGYNTVTKNNYVLSAGNTETIRATLGKAAATEVPTVVVTTVPTTVATTFAPAAPTKAPVPLAGVLIGLAAAALLLRRN, encoded by the coding sequence ATGCTGAAACATCTGTGTATATTTTGTCTGATTGCTGCCTTCCTGCTGATCGTTCCGGTCGCAGCGGCAAATGCCTCGGTAATAGAAAACACGAACTTCATTACGGTGCAGTCCAGCCCGCCGTATGCGGATGTCTATATTGACGGTGCCTACAAAGGAAAAACTCCGGTGAGTGCACCTGACTATTATGAGGGACATTATGAGGTTCGCGTGGTTCTTGCCGGGTACGATGAGTACATTGTTCCTGATCTGTACGTGAAACCTCAGGGGTCAGGGGTTGGTTCGGTCACGGCAAATCTGATGAAGAACACTTCAGCGGCAGGCGTGATTGTGTACAGCGACCCTGACGGAGCAAGAGTGTATGTGGATGATGTGTATGCAGGAACTGTTCCGCCGCTCAAGGACGGAGGACTGCAGCTTGCCGGTTATGCTCCGGGCACCCATACGTTCAGGTTTGAGAAGGGCGGCTACAACACGGTGACGAAAAATAATTATGTGCTGAGTGCCGGAAACACGGAGACCATTCGTGCGACGCTCGGTAAAGCCGCAGCAACTGAGGTGCCGACTGTTGTTGTCACAACAGTTCCGACAACGGTGGCCACAACTTTTGCGCCGGCAGCACCAACCAAAGCTCCGGTACCGCTTGCAGGAGTACTGATCGGTCTTGCGGCAGCTGCTCTTCTTCTGAGAAGAAATTAA